The Deltaproteobacteria bacterium genome segment CCTCGGCGAGGTGGCGCTGGATCTGCCCGAACTCGCGGATCGCCTGGCCGAAGGCCTTGCGCTGGCCCGCGTAGTCGACCATCACGCGCAGGCAGCGCTGGGCGATGCCGAGCGACATCGCCGCCAGCGCGATCCGCTCGATCTCGAGGTTGCGCATCATGTGGAGCGTGCCCTCGCCCTCGGCGCCCATGCGGTTCGCGACCGGCACCGGCACCTCGTCGAAGACCAGCTCGGCGGTGAAGCTGGCCCGCATGCCGAGCTTGTCCTTCCACTTCTGGCCGAGCGAGAAGCCGGGCATGCCCTTCTCGACGAGGAACGAGCTGATCTGTCCGGGGGCCGTGGCGGCGTACACGACGAAGCAGTCGCCGAGGGTGTGCTCGTCGATGCCGCCGTTGGTGATGAAGGTCTTGCGGCCCGTCAGGCGGTAGACGTCGCCCTCGCGGCGCGCGCGGGTGCGCAGCGCCAGCACGTCGGTGCCGACTTCGGGCTCGGTCATGCACAGGCCGCCGATCCACTCGCCGCTGGCGGCACGCGGAAGGACGTGCTTCTTCTGCAGGTCGTTGCCGTTCACCGAGACGTTCTGGGCGAAGAGGATCGAGTGGGCGAGCACCGCCAGCGCGAAGCCGGGGTCCGCGGTGGAGAGCGCCTCGCAGACCTGCACCGCGGCGACGGCGTCGAGGCCGGCGCCGCCCTGCTCCTCGGGCAGGGTCACGCCGAGCAGGCCGAGCGCGCCGGCGCGCCGGAAGAGGGCGTGATGGAACTGCTCGTCGCGGTCGTGCGCAGCGGCCTGCGGCTCGACCTCACGCTCGACGAAGGTACGCAGCGTGTCGGCGAGCAGGGCGTGCTCGGGTGTCGGGGCGAAGAGATCGGGGGCGAGTCGGTCGGGGGGAGGCATCGGGGTCTCCGGAGGGCGACAACCTACCGGCTCGCCACGGCGCGCGCCGCCGCGGGCGGGTAGCATCGCGGGCGTGCAGCGCGACCTCGAGTGGGCGGGGTGGCTGGTGTCGCGGCGCGCGGCGGTGGACCGGGCGCTGGCGCTGGGCGCACAGGACCGCGGCGACGAGCCGCCGGCAGCGGGAAGCCCCGAGAGCGAAGCTCTGCGGCGCTTCCGCTCGTGGGCGGCGGCGTCGCTGCGGCGCGGCGCGAGCGACGCGGAGCCGGCGCTCGACGGCGTGCGCGTGGACCCGGAGCAGGCCCTGCGCGCGGTCGAGGACTGGTGCGACGCGGCCGTGGAGGTGGCGGGCGCGCACGGGGCGGAGCTGCGCGTGCTGCTCACGCCCCTCACGGCGCGCTTCGCGGCGGCGCTCACCGGAGCGCGGGTCGCGCGCCAGGCACGGCGCGCCCCGCGGCCGGCGCGGCGCGCGGTGGTGGGCGCCATCGACCGCATCGCCGACGCCTTCCTGGCCGTCGACCTGGCCGACGGCCTCGTGGTGGACGCCAACCCGGCTGCGGCCGCGCTGCTGCGCACGCCGCGCGAGCAGCTGCTCGGCGCCGCCGCGGAGCGCTTCGTCGCGCCCGACGACCGGGGCGCCTGGGTCGACGAGCTCGCCGAGCTCGTCGAGAGCGACGAGCCGCGCCGCTTCCGCGCCGTCTGGGTCGACGCCCTCGCCCACCCGATCGCCGTCGAAGCCCACGCCACCCGCCACCAGCCCACCCGCGACCGCCTCCTCGCTCTCATCCTCGCCCGCGTCCTCTGAGCGGGGACAGACCCGGCGATCCGGCGATTCGCAGGCCGCCCGAGCGAGGGGCGGCTAGCGAATCGCCGGATCGCCGGGTCTGTCCCCGAGTCGCCCGAGCCAGGTGGCGAGGCGGGACCAGGCTTCGCGGGCGATCGCGGGGCGGTAGAGGTCGGGGCGGGTGTCGTTCAGGAAGGCGTGGCCGGCGCCGGCGTAGAGCGAGACGACGTGGTCGGGGCCGGCCTTCGCGAGCTCGCGCTGGAGGGCGAGCACGTCCTCGACGGGGATGAAGCTGTCGTCGGCGCCG includes the following:
- a CDS encoding acyl-CoA dehydrogenase family protein, whose translation is MPPPDRLAPDLFAPTPEHALLADTLRTFVEREVEPQAAAHDRDEQFHHALFRRAGALGLLGVTLPEEQGGAGLDAVAAVQVCEALSTADPGFALAVLAHSILFAQNVSVNGNDLQKKHVLPRAASGEWIGGLCMTEPEVGTDVLALRTRARREGDVYRLTGRKTFITNGGIDEHTLGDCFVVYAATAPGQISSFLVEKGMPGFSLGQKWKDKLGMRASFTAELVFDEVPVPVANRMGAEGEGTLHMMRNLEIERIALAAMSLGIAQRCLRVMVDYAGQRKAFGQAIREFGQIQRHLAEGYAEWRAARTFVYDVARRMDLAAKGQRLDADATKLFASQMAKRVADSAIQVLGGYGYMGEYVVSRLWRDAKLIEIGGGTIEAHHKNMTRELARNPQALR
- a CDS encoding PAS domain-containing protein is translated as MQRDLEWAGWLVSRRAAVDRALALGAQDRGDEPPAAGSPESEALRRFRSWAAASLRRGASDAEPALDGVRVDPEQALRAVEDWCDAAVEVAGAHGAELRVLLTPLTARFAAALTGARVARQARRAPRPARRAVVGAIDRIADAFLAVDLADGLVVDANPAAAALLRTPREQLLGAAAERFVAPDDRGAWVDELAELVESDEPRRFRAVWVDALAHPIAVEAHATRHQPTRDRLLALILARVL